GTGCTAGCGGAACTCGGCGAGGTTACCGGCGCGTCGGGCGACATCTACAGCATGCTGATGAACTCCGACATGGAGTTCCCGACCGTCGAGAAACCCGACGGCGACTCGGTCGAGATTACCCAGAGCAACCTCACGAAGCTCCTGAAGAACTCCGACCGCGAGTTCCGCCAAACCGTCTACGAGGGCTTTTTCGACCGACTCGGCGAGTTCCACAACACCATCGGCACGTCCTACAAGAACAGCGTGAAGGCCGACGTGCGCCTCGCGCAGATTCGGGACTACGAGACCGCCCGCGAGGCCGCGATGGACGGTCCCAACATCCCCGCAGACGTGTACGACAACCTCGTGGGCACTGTTCGGGACAACCTCGACAAACTCCACCGCCACGCCGAACTGAAACGGGAGAGTCTTGGCGTCGATGAACTCCGGATGTGGGACCTCTACATGCCCATGACCGAGACCGAGACGCCGGATATCGAGTACGAGCAGGCCCGCGAATACGTCGTGGAGGCGCTGGGCGCGCTCGGCGACGACTACCAGAATCGCGTGAAGGAGGGCTTCGAGTCTCGATGGGTGGACGTGTACGAGACCGAGAACAAGCGCTCGGGCGCGTACAGTAGCGGCACCTACGACACCCAGCCGTTCATCCTGATGAACTATCAGGACGACATCTCCTCGATGTTCACGCTGGCCCACGAACTCGGCCACTCGCTTCACAGCCAACTCACCAGCGAGAACCAGCCCTACGTCTACGGCGACTACGAAATCTTCGTCGCGGAGGTCGCCAGCACCGTCAACGAGGCGCTGTTGACCCACCATCTGCTCGACACCGTCGAGGACCCGACCTTCCGGCGACACGTCCTCAACGAGTATCTGGAGCGGTTCCGCTCGACGCTCTACCGCCAGACCATGTTCGCGGACTTCGAGCATCAGGCCCACCAGTTGGTCGAGGACGGCGAGGCGCTGACGCCCGAGGCGGCCGACGAAATCTACGGCGACCTCAAAGCGGAGTTCTACGAGCCAGCGGTCGTGGACGACCGCATCGCCCGCGAGTGGGCGCGGATTCCCCACTTCTACCGGCCCTACTACGTCTACCAGTACAGCACTGGCATCAGCGCGGCCGTCGCGCTCGCCGACGGCATCTTAAACGAGGGCGAGGAGGCCGCCGACCGTTACCTCCAGTTCCTCCAGAGCGGGTCCCGAGAGTACCCCCTCGAACTGCTCGAAACCGCGGGCGTCGATATGTCCTCGCCCGAACCCATCCAGCGCGCCCTCGACGTGTACGACGACTACCTCGACGAGATGGAATCGCTCGTCTGAGGACGTACACGCGGTTTGTCCGACGACTCGTTTTCAATCGTTGGGAACGCGGGGTTCTATTTAATTAACCCGGACGTGTATAGCGCCGTATGAAAGACGGACCCCTCGCTCGCTACGAGTCGGCGCTCTGGTGGACGATGGACCGCCTCGGCGTCACCGAATCGGTCGAACGCAAGGTGTTGGCCGCGGTCGCCATTCAGTTCGTTATCTCGCTCGCGCAGGCCGTCCTGCCGTTTTTGGTCTCCGGTGTCGCCAGAATCGCGCTCACGGTCGCGCTCTTACTCGGGGCGGTCGTCGCGTTCGCTAACACCGTTCTCATCGCTCGCCGGGACATCACCAAACCCATCGAGGCGCTGGACCGGGCGGCCGACGCCATCGCCAACGGCGACCTCGACGCGCCGGTTCCCGAGGCCGACCAGCGCGACGAAATCGGCGGTCTCGTGGCGTCGTTCAGCGACATGCGGGCCTACCTCCGGGTCGTCTCCGAACAGGCCGCCGCGCTCTCCCGACAGGAGTTCGACGCGCCCGTACTGGAAGAGGAGGTGCCCGGCGAGTTCGGGGCCTCCTTGGACCGGATGGCCGAGAGTCTGCGGCAGTACACCGCCGACCTCGAAGCGACGACCGACGAGTTGGAGGCGACGACCGCCGACCTCGAACGCCGCTCGGAGAACCTCCAGCGACTCGTCGCGGCGTTCGGCGACGCCGCCGAGGACGCGAAGACTGGGGACCTGACCGCCACCATCGATGGCGACGTCGCCGAGGAGGACCTCCACGAGGAGGTCGTGGCGAACTACAACGCTCTGCTCTCGACGCTCGCGGACGCGGTGGGCGAACTCGCCGCGTTCGCCGACGAGGTGGCGACCGCCAGCGAGTCGGCCGACGCCGAAGTCCGGGAAGTCAGCGAGTCCAGCGACGAGGTGGCCTCGGCAGTCGGCGAGATTTCGGAGGGCGCGGCTCGCCAGACCGACCGCCTCAACGAGGCCGCCGCCGAG
This genomic stretch from Halorussus pelagicus harbors:
- the pepF gene encoding oligoendopeptidase F, which produces MSSVPERSEIDTEYKWDLESIYASDDEWESAYEEVEDRLDELSAYEGQVTDDGETLLSVLELREDISRTVEKIANYARMRKDEDTADQHYQALASRGMSLASEANSASSFVEPEIQSLDRDELDHMIEETDGLEVYDHYLHDVLRTAEHTRSAEVENVLAELGEVTGASGDIYSMLMNSDMEFPTVEKPDGDSVEITQSNLTKLLKNSDREFRQTVYEGFFDRLGEFHNTIGTSYKNSVKADVRLAQIRDYETAREAAMDGPNIPADVYDNLVGTVRDNLDKLHRHAELKRESLGVDELRMWDLYMPMTETETPDIEYEQAREYVVEALGALGDDYQNRVKEGFESRWVDVYETENKRSGAYSSGTYDTQPFILMNYQDDISSMFTLAHELGHSLHSQLTSENQPYVYGDYEIFVAEVASTVNEALLTHHLLDTVEDPTFRRHVLNEYLERFRSTLYRQTMFADFEHQAHQLVEDGEALTPEAADEIYGDLKAEFYEPAVVDDRIAREWARIPHFYRPYYVYQYSTGISAAVALADGILNEGEEAADRYLQFLQSGSREYPLELLETAGVDMSSPEPIQRALDVYDDYLDEMESLV
- a CDS encoding methyl-accepting chemotaxis protein, producing MKDGPLARYESALWWTMDRLGVTESVERKVLAAVAIQFVISLAQAVLPFLVSGVARIALTVALLLGAVVAFANTVLIARRDITKPIEALDRAADAIANGDLDAPVPEADQRDEIGGLVASFSDMRAYLRVVSEQAAALSRQEFDAPVLEEEVPGEFGASLDRMAESLRQYTADLEATTDELEATTADLERRSENLQRLVAAFGDAAEDAKTGDLTATIDGDVAEEDLHEEVVANYNALLSTLADAVGELAAFADEVATASESADAEVREVSESSDEVASAVGEISEGAARQTDRLNEAAAEMNTLSATIEEIAASADEVAETAGTATDRARSGQEAAHEAAAELDKVEDGIDRTAEAVEELVADIAEIDEVVSFIDQVATETNLLALNASVEAARAGERGDGFGVVADEVKSLAEETGEAADEITDRIERIQADSEETLADVRETREQVTHSVETVENALGDFEDIADVVGEVDASVSEISDATDQQAQSAEDVVAMVEEVAAISEETTAESETAATATDQQATALSGVSEQLASLASKADELDALLGEFRLPEGAHGVETERRPASAD